CGACCGGGTAGGCGAAGAACAGCGCGAAGAAGGCGAGCGGCACCGCCATCAGGCCGAGCCGCACCGCCGTTCCCCGCGCGGGCCGCCCGCGCCGGGCGCCCGCGCCGTCCGCGGCGTCCGTGGGCGTTACTTCAGGACGAGCGAGGACCACTGCTTGATCCACTGTTCGCGGTTCTTGGTGATCGTCCCGGGGGCCAGCGTCGCGGGCTTGTCGATCTTCGCGCCGTACTTGGTGAACAGCTCCGGTACCTTGGCGTCCTCACGGGCCGGATTGACGAACATCTGCAGCGGCTCGTCCTCCTGGAACGTCCGGCTCAGCAGGAAGTCCAGCAGCGCCTTGCCGCCCTTCTCGTTCTTCGCGCCCTTCAGGAGCCCACCGAACTCGATCTGCCGGAAGCAGGTGCCGGTCGCGACGCCGGTCGGTGCCTCCGCGGGTGCGGGCTTCTTGCCGAGCACCTCGGCGGGCGGGCTGGAGGCGTAGGACACCACCAGCGGCTTGTCGCCCTTCTTCTTGCCGGCGGCGGAGCCGGAGAACCGGTCGTTGTACGCCTGCTCCCAGCCGTCGACGACCTCGATGCCGTTGGCCTTGAGCTTCTTCCAGTACCCCTGCCAGCCGTCGTTGCCGTACGCCGCGATGGTGGCCAGCTGGAAGGCGAGGCCGGGCGAGGAGGTGGCGGAGTTCTCCGTGACGAGCAGCCCCTTGTAGCGGGGCTTGACCAGGTCGTCGAAGGTCTTCGGGGGCGCGATCTTGTGCCGGGCGAAGTAGCCGCGGTCGTAGTTCACGCAGATGTCGCCGTAGTCGAGCGGCGTGACGCGGTGCCGCCCCTTGTCCAGCTGCAGCCCGGCCGGCACGTTCTCCAGCCCCTTGGCCTTGTACGGGGTGAAGAGGTCCTCGTCGAGGCCGCGCGACAGCAGGGTGTTGTCGATGCCGAAGAACACGTCCCCCTGGGGGTTGCCCTTCGACAGGATCGCCTGGTTGACGGCCTTGCCGGCATCCCCGCCCCGGAGGACCTTCACCTTGTAGCCGCTCTCCTTCTCGAACGCGGCGAGCACGGACTTGGAGGCGTTGAACGAGTCATGGCTGACGAGCGTGACGGTCTTGGCGTCCGCGCTCCCGCCGCCCGAGCCGCCGCACCCGGCGAGCGCGGTCATGCCGACCGCGGCGGCGACGGCCGAGGCGGCGATTCTGCTGGTGGTGCTCACTGATGTCCTCCTGGCTGGCCAGGAAGAGACGCGGCCCCACCCCGGGTCGGCGGCTCGCGACGTCCGGGGACGAAGGGAGCGGACCCGGGGCAGGGCGCAACAGCATGAGTAACGACCGAACTTCCTACCCGGAATGACCCGGGCGAGGTTCAAGGGTCTGCGGGCACCGTAGGACTACGACGCTCCCGCACTCTCAGCGCTGTGGCGCTCCCCTGTCGGAATGTGTATTTGTTCGATCACACAGTACCAGCG
The sequence above is a segment of the Streptomyces lydicus genome. Coding sequences within it:
- a CDS encoding thiamine ABC transporter substrate-binding protein, whose protein sequence is MSTTSRIAASAVAAAVGMTALAGCGGSGGGSADAKTVTLVSHDSFNASKSVLAAFEKESGYKVKVLRGGDAGKAVNQAILSKGNPQGDVFFGIDNTLLSRGLDEDLFTPYKAKGLENVPAGLQLDKGRHRVTPLDYGDICVNYDRGYFARHKIAPPKTFDDLVKPRYKGLLVTENSATSSPGLAFQLATIAAYGNDGWQGYWKKLKANGIEVVDGWEQAYNDRFSGSAAGKKKGDKPLVVSYASSPPAEVLGKKPAPAEAPTGVATGTCFRQIEFGGLLKGAKNEKGGKALLDFLLSRTFQEDEPLQMFVNPAREDAKVPELFTKYGAKIDKPATLAPGTITKNREQWIKQWSSLVLK